The Manihot esculenta cultivar AM560-2 chromosome 1, M.esculenta_v8, whole genome shotgun sequence genome has a window encoding:
- the LOC110628510 gene encoding probable protein S-acyltransferase 14 isoform X2: MQKSGGGIMAWNVFRFCTALRALGSIMMVMVLGIIGLTYYVLVIADYGPALFHGGLESLVSFIVLLLFHSLLVMLLWSYFTTVLTDPGGVPPNWRPSVDEERGDADPLIGLEHGSNFGPNQSSVFGDPANQRMRFCRKCNQFKPPRCHHCSVCRRCILKMDHHCVWVVNCVGALNYKFFLLFLVYTFLETTLVTLSLLRLFIAFFTDGEISGTPGTLVATFITFVLNLSFALSVVGFLIMHISLVLANTTTIEAYEKKIDPKWQYDLGRKKNFEQVFGMDKRYWFIPAYSEDDLKRMPVLQGFEYPTRPELNELQQL, translated from the exons ATGCAGAAATCCGGAGGTGGAATAATGGCATGGAACGTGTTCAGATTCTGCACTGCCCTGCGTGCCCTTGGCTCTATAATGATGGTGATGGTCCTTGGAATAATTGGCCTCACGTATTATGTCCTTGTTATAGCCGATTATGGTCCAGCTCTCTTTCATGGCGGCCTCGAATCGCTTGTTTCTTTTATTGTCTTGCTTTTGTTCCATTCTTTG TTGGTGATGCTATTATGGAGCTACTTTACTACTGTTCTAACGGATCCGGGTGGTGTCCCACCAAATTGGAGGCCATCAGTAGATGAGGAGAGAGGTGATGCAGATCCATTGATAGGGTTGGAACATGGTTCAAATTTCGGTCCAAACCAGTCATCTGTATTTGGTGACCCAGCTAACCAAAGAATGCGATTTTGTAGAAAGTGCAACCAGTTTAAACCACCTCGATGTCATCACTGTTCTGTTT gCCGGAGATGTATATTGAAAATGGACCATCATTGTGTTTGGGTTGTCAATTGTGTTGGGGCACTGAACTACAAGTTTTTCCTGCTTTTCTTG GTTTACACATTTCTTGAGACAACTCTTGTTACTTTATCATTATTGCGGCTGTTCATAGCATTTTTTACTGATGGTGAAATATCTGGAACACCAGGAACTCTGGTAGCCACTTTCATTACATTTG TATTGAACTTATCATTTGCACTGAGTGTCGTGGGCTTCTTGATTATGCACATTTCGTTGGTACTAGCCAATACAACCACCATTGAG GCATATGAGAAGAAAATTGATCCCAAATGGCAATATGATCTTGGACGGAAGAAAAACTTTGAACAG GTGTTTGGGATGGACAAGAGGTACTGGTTCATCCCTGCTTACTCAGAAGATGATTTGAAACGCATGCCAGTGCTTCAGGGTTTTGAATATCCTACAAGACCTGAACTAAATGAGCTCCAGCAGCTCTAA
- the LOC110628510 gene encoding probable protein S-acyltransferase 14 isoform X1, with protein sequence MTKSGGGIMAWNVFRFCTALRALGSIMMVMVLGIIGLTYYVLVIADYGPALFHGGLESLVSFIVLLLFHSLLVMLLWSYFTTVLTDPGGVPPNWRPSVDEERGDADPLIGLEHGSNFGPNQSSVFGDPANQRMRFCRKCNQFKPPRCHHCSVCRRCILKMDHHCVWVVNCVGALNYKFFLLFLVYTFLETTLVTLSLLRLFIAFFTDGEISGTPGTLVATFITFVLNLSFALSVVGFLIMHISLVLANTTTIEAYEKKIDPKWQYDLGRKKNFEQSKPTYPQDLYGKIEDGEILCCENLTGLAGRTGLTRNQSLIRFGSHTNLYFFGTAINQNELAS encoded by the exons AAATCCGGAGGTGGAATAATGGCATGGAACGTGTTCAGATTCTGCACTGCCCTGCGTGCCCTTGGCTCTATAATGATGGTGATGGTCCTTGGAATAATTGGCCTCACGTATTATGTCCTTGTTATAGCCGATTATGGTCCAGCTCTCTTTCATGGCGGCCTCGAATCGCTTGTTTCTTTTATTGTCTTGCTTTTGTTCCATTCTTTG TTGGTGATGCTATTATGGAGCTACTTTACTACTGTTCTAACGGATCCGGGTGGTGTCCCACCAAATTGGAGGCCATCAGTAGATGAGGAGAGAGGTGATGCAGATCCATTGATAGGGTTGGAACATGGTTCAAATTTCGGTCCAAACCAGTCATCTGTATTTGGTGACCCAGCTAACCAAAGAATGCGATTTTGTAGAAAGTGCAACCAGTTTAAACCACCTCGATGTCATCACTGTTCTGTTT gCCGGAGATGTATATTGAAAATGGACCATCATTGTGTTTGGGTTGTCAATTGTGTTGGGGCACTGAACTACAAGTTTTTCCTGCTTTTCTTG GTTTACACATTTCTTGAGACAACTCTTGTTACTTTATCATTATTGCGGCTGTTCATAGCATTTTTTACTGATGGTGAAATATCTGGAACACCAGGAACTCTGGTAGCCACTTTCATTACATTTG TATTGAACTTATCATTTGCACTGAGTGTCGTGGGCTTCTTGATTATGCACATTTCGTTGGTACTAGCCAATACAACCACCATTGAG GCATATGAGAAGAAAATTGATCCCAAATGGCAATATGATCTTGGACGGAAGAAAAACTTTGAACAG TCAAAACCAACATATCCACAAGATTTATATGGCAAAATTGAGGATGGGGAAATTCTATGTTGTGAAAACCTAACTGGACTGGCTGGCCGGACTGGTTTAACCAGGAACCAGAGCCTGATCCGGTTCGGTTCACACACAAACCTGTATTTTTTCGGAACTGCTATAAACCAGAATGAACTAGCCAGTTAA